One genomic window of Punica granatum isolate Tunisia-2019 chromosome 1, ASM765513v2, whole genome shotgun sequence includes the following:
- the LOC116207681 gene encoding glycerol-3-phosphate acyltransferase RAM2-like, whose amino-acid sequence MAKPPHCSFPTIDKCVSTGRENHTVVADMDGTLLRGRSSFPYFALVAFEVGGVLRLLLLLLASPIAGFLYHFISESAGIQVLIFATFAGMKVSDIESVARAVLPKFYSGDLHPKSWRVFSACGKRCVLTANPRIMVEAFLKDFLGADLVIGTEIGVYKGRATGLVKGPGVLVGKEKANALRKSFGDDKPEIGLGDRSTDVPFMELCKEGFIVTASPEVKAVANDKLPKPIIFHDGRLVQKPTPLIALLTIIWIPIGFLLACLRVAAGALLPMPLVYYAFWALGVRVTVKGNPPPPVKKSSNRSGVLFICSHRTLLDPIFLSTALGRPIPAVTYSVSRFSEVISPIKTVRLSRDRATDASMIKKLLEEGDLAICPEGTTCREPFLLRFSALFAELTDQLVPVAMVNRMSMFHGTTARGWKGMDPFYFFMNPSPAYEVTFLNKLPLELTCSSGKTSHEVANYIQRTIAATLSYECTSFTRKDKYRALAGNDGTVAEKPTLKANKVMGC is encoded by the exons GATAAATGTGTGTCGACCGGGAGGGAGAACCACACTGTAGTCGCTGACATGGATGGGACTTTACTCCGGGGTCGGAGCTCATTCCCTTACTTTGCGCTCGTGGCTTTTGAGGTTGGGGGAGTCCTGAGGCTCCTGCTCCTGCTGCTTGCCTCGCCGATCGCCGGATTCCTGTATCACTTCATATCTGAATCCGCTGGAATTCAGGTGCTCATATTCGCCACCTTTGCAGGGATGAAGGTCTCTGACATAGAGTCGGTGGCCCGAGCCGTGCTCCCCAAGTTCTACTCTGGAGATCTCCACCCGAAGTCATGGCGGGTGTTCTCTGCCTGCGGGAAGCGGTGCGTTCTGACTGCAAACCCAAGGATTATGGTGGAAGCGTTCTTGAAGGACTTTCTTGGGGCTGATTTGGTTATCGGAACGGAGATAGGTGTCTACAAAGGGAGAGCAACGGGCCTAGTTAAAGGTCCCGGAGTGCTTGTGGGGAAGGAGAAAGCTAATGCTCTTCGGAAATCTTTCGGTGATGACAAACCCGAGATTGGTCTTGGCGATCGGAGCACAGATGTCCCCTTCATGGAACTCTGCAAG GAAGGATTCATCGTGACAGCAAGTCCCGAGGTTAAGGCCGTAGCAAATGATAAGTTGCCGAAGCCCATAATATTCCATGACGGACGGCTAGTTCAGAAGCCGACTCCCCTCATTGCACTTCTCACCATTATTTGGATCCCCATAGGCTTCCTACTCGCCTGCCTCCGAGTCGCTGCAGGCGCCCTCCTCCCAATGCCCCTTGTGTACTACGCCTTCTGGGCACTTGGGGTTCGTGTCACTGTCAAGGGCAACCCTCCTCCACCAGTGAAAAAATCGAGTAACCGGTCCGGAGTCCTGTTCATTTGCTCTCATAGGACCCTCCTTGACCCGATATTCCTCTCCACAGCACTTGGCCGACCGATCCCAGCAGTCACCTACTCCGTCTCCAGGTTCTCTGAGGTCATATCCCCAATCAAGACCGTGAGGCTGAGTCGAGACCGGGCCACTGATGCGTCCATGATCAAGAAGCTCCTGGAGGAAGGTGACCTTGCCATATGCCCCGAGGGGACCACTTGTCGGGAGCCATTCCTCCTAAGGTTCTCAGCCTTGTTTGCCGAACTGACTGACCAGTTGGTGCCGGTGGCTATGGTGAACCGCATGAGCATGTTCCATGGAACGACAGCCCGAGGGTGGAAGGGGATGGACCCGTTTTACTTTTTCATGAACCCGAGCCCTGCCTATGAGGTGACTTTCCTGAACAAGTTGCCCCTAGAGCTAACTTGCAGCTCCGGCAAAACTAGCCATGAGGTTGCGAACTATATACAGCGAACAATTGCAGCAACTCTGTCCTATGAGTGCACCAGCTTTACCAGGAAGGATAAATACCGAGCTCTCGCCGGAAATGATGGGACTGTTGCTGAAAAACCAACGCTCAAGGCAAACAAAGTGATGGGGTGCTAA